The bacterium HR34 genome includes a region encoding these proteins:
- a CDS encoding Putative threonylcarbamoyl-AMP synthase — MENNLKEKILSQVKKIKKGEVKSYKQIAKLAGKEKAFRYVANLMAKNRSSEIPCHRVVKNDLIIGGYFGSEKNSWKKLALLLKEGNVVVMPTDTIYGICASSLDKKSVEKVYKLRKRNPKKPCIILISSLDDLKTFGVEPTKKEFEFLKKVWPGKVSVILKIKDKNKLKKFKYLHRGIGTLAFRLPKSSFLAKVLKISGPLIAPSANIEGEKPAETINQARKYFGDKVLYYDAGRKKGKPSKLIKIVKGKIEVLRK, encoded by the coding sequence ATGGAAAATAATCTGAAAGAAAAAATTTTATCTCAGGTTAAAAAAATAAAAAAAGGAGAGGTTAAATCTTATAAGCAAATTGCAAAACTAGCTGGTAAAGAAAAAGCTTTTAGGTATGTTGCTAATTTAATGGCTAAAAACAGATCTTCTGAAATACCCTGCCATAGAGTTGTAAAAAACGATTTAATAATTGGAGGATATTTTGGTTCTGAAAAAAATTCATGGAAAAAGTTGGCACTTCTCTTAAAAGAAGGTAACGTTGTTGTTATGCCAACAGATACAATATATGGCATTTGCGCATCTTCTTTAGACAAAAAATCAGTAGAAAAAGTGTATAAATTAAGAAAAAGAAATCCTAAAAAACCTTGTATTATTTTGATATCTTCGCTTGATGATTTAAAAACTTTTGGAGTAGAACCAACAAAAAAAGAGTTTGAATTTCTAAAGAAAGTTTGGCCCGGAAAAGTTTCTGTTATTTTAAAAATAAAAGATAAAAACAAATTAAAAAAATTTAAGTATTTGCACAGGGGCATTGGTACCTTAGCTTTTCGTTTGCCAAAAAGCAGTTTTTTGGCGAAAGTTTTAAAAATATCGGGCCCTTTAATTGCGCCAAGCGCCAACATAGAAGGAGAAAAACCGGCAGAAACAATAAATCAGGCAAGGAAGTATTTTGGTGATAAAGTTTTGTATTACGACGCTGGTAGAAAAAAAGGCAAACCATCAAAACTTATCAAGATAGTCAAGGGAAAGATTGAAGTTTTAAGAAAATAA
- the tyrA gene encoding T-protein, which yields MENSSFKIIRKKIKNLRNDVDKIDKNILNLLAFRFKITEKIGKVKKEVGLPLRDKKRESEKIKNLRRLAKKKKLNADFVEKLFKKIFDEVVKTNKKNLKIKE from the coding sequence ATGGAAAACTCTAGCTTCAAAATTATTAGAAAAAAGATAAAAAACCTTAGAAATGATGTAGACAAGATAGACAAAAATATTTTGAATTTGCTTGCTTTCAGGTTTAAAATTACTGAAAAAATAGGTAAGGTTAAAAAAGAAGTGGGTTTACCATTAAGAGATAAAAAAAGAGAGAGCGAAAAGATAAAAAACTTAAGGCGGTTGGCAAAAAAGAAAAAGTTAAACGCCGATTTCGTGGAGAAGTTATTTAAAAAAATTTTTGACGAAGTGGTTAAGACGAATAAAAAAAACTTAAAAATTAAAGAATAA
- the tyrS gene encoding Tyrosine--tRNA ligase: MNIIIDLKKRGLFYQCTEEKELENILNKKKISLYAGFDPTAESLHVGNLLLIITLKRFEMSGHKPIVLVGGATGLIGDPSGKKEERVLNNEQTVEFYSSQIKKQLERFFDFNKKAVLVNNYDWTKNLKVIDFLRGIGKHFSVGYMLAKESVKTRVNTSGISFTEFSYMILQAYDFLQLYKKYGCVLQVGGSDQWGNITAGVDLIKRVEGKEVFGLTTPLITTKEGKKFGKTEKGAVWLDPNKTTPYQFYQFWVNTSDDDVIKFLKYFTFLDIEKINELEEKLKKDPQKREAQKVLAKEVTSFVHGKEAALRAEKVSELLFYGDVKKLSPEDIKNALSDVPHLFVKKQEEKTIIDLLLELGAVKSKREARELLSKKGIYVNGEIVLDNIKISKNIALHNRYFIIKKGKKNYYLVELESV, encoded by the coding sequence ATGAACATAATAATCGATTTAAAAAAGAGGGGGCTTTTTTACCAGTGTACGGAGGAAAAAGAATTGGAAAATATTTTGAACAAAAAAAAGATATCTTTATATGCTGGGTTTGATCCAACTGCAGAGAGTTTGCATGTTGGCAATTTGCTTTTAATAATAACTTTAAAAAGGTTTGAGATGTCAGGGCACAAACCAATAGTGCTTGTTGGTGGAGCAACAGGGTTAATAGGAGATCCAAGTGGCAAAAAAGAAGAAAGAGTTCTTAACAATGAGCAAACAGTGGAGTTTTATTCAAGTCAAATTAAAAAGCAACTTGAAAGATTTTTTGACTTTAATAAAAAAGCGGTTTTAGTTAATAATTACGATTGGACAAAGAATTTAAAAGTTATTGATTTTCTGCGCGGCATAGGAAAACATTTTTCTGTAGGGTATATGTTGGCTAAAGAATCTGTTAAAACAAGAGTAAATACTAGTGGAATTTCTTTTACAGAATTTTCATATATGATTTTGCAAGCGTATGATTTTCTGCAGTTATACAAAAAATATGGATGCGTTCTGCAAGTTGGAGGAAGCGATCAGTGGGGTAATATTACAGCCGGTGTTGATTTAATAAAGAGAGTAGAAGGCAAAGAGGTTTTCGGACTTACCACACCCTTAATCACAACAAAAGAAGGCAAAAAATTCGGCAAAACAGAAAAGGGCGCTGTGTGGCTGGATCCAAATAAGACAACGCCTTATCAGTTTTATCAGTTTTGGGTAAACACATCAGATGATGATGTTATAAAATTTTTAAAATACTTTACATTTTTAGATATTGAAAAAATAAACGAGTTGGAAGAAAAGTTAAAAAAAGATCCTCAGAAAAGAGAAGCTCAAAAAGTTTTAGCAAAAGAAGTTACAAGTTTTGTCCACGGAAAAGAAGCTGCTTTAAGAGCCGAGAAAGTATCTGAATTATTGTTTTATGGAGATGTTAAAAAACTTTCACCAGAGGATATAAAAAACGCTTTATCAGACGTGCCTCATTTGTTTGTAAAAAAGCAAGAAGAAAAAACAATAATAGATTTGTTGCTGGAACTGGGCGCTGTTAAATCTAAAAGAGAGGCAAGAGAACTATTAAGTAAAAAAGGCATTTATGTAAATGGCGAAATTGTTTTGGATAACATAAAAATTTCAAAAAATATTGCTCTGCATAATAGGTATTTTATAATTAAAAAAGGAAAGAAAAATTATTATTTAGTAGAATTGGAAAGCGTTTAA
- a CDS encoding Putative pterin-4-alpha-carbinolamine dehydratase, whose product MANLLNKKCVPCEEGVSPLSKEECEKLLKQLKGWDLVDYKKISKNLQFQDFKESMEFVNKVADVSERENHHPDILIYQWNKVKIEIYTHAIGGLSENDFILAAKIDKVLEDYGK is encoded by the coding sequence ATGGCAAATTTGTTAAATAAAAAATGCGTTCCCTGCGAAGAGGGCGTGAGTCCTCTTTCAAAAGAAGAGTGTGAAAAACTTTTAAAACAGTTAAAAGGTTGGGATTTGGTAGATTATAAAAAGATATCTAAAAATTTACAATTTCAAGATTTTAAAGAATCAATGGAATTTGTAAATAAGGTGGCTGATGTTTCAGAAAGAGAGAATCATCATCCTGATATTTTGATTTACCAATGGAACAAAGTTAAAATTGAAATTTACACGCATGCCATTGGAGGGTTATCTGAAAATGATTTTATACTTGCTGCTAAAATAGATAAAGTTTTAGAAGATTATGGAAAATAA